One window of the Candidatus Falkowbacteria bacterium genome contains the following:
- the tadA gene encoding Flp pilus assembly complex ATPase component TadA — protein sequence MEVPSIFLNRILSETARKKAMSLHLTVGSQPIWRLSTELMPMPDTDIMTSDLIVKILGVVLTEEELAELNQKRELVVVKKIADAFRFRINLFYQKKLPAITFYYIPDTIETFATLNLPPIIGDMAKYKNGLCVIAGSYGAGKTTTVASMIEEINRTEKRRIVTLENPVEYSFVSKQSIVEQRQVGVDTPSFLSGLRYCLEEDVDLVYVGDARENFNSAASLALELAAGNAMVIAEITASNVVKAIEHLMVGAVASGMTEEVARHAIADVLSAIVVLKLLPRRGGGLIPAAEVLIGTPAIKSLIREGKFYQIDSAIQTSRKDGMINMDRAIEDLVRLGEIKVEDIKIQLG from the coding sequence ATGGAAGTCCCCTCAATTTTTTTGAATCGCATATTATCGGAAACCGCCCGCAAGAAGGCGATGAGCCTGCACTTGACCGTCGGCAGCCAGCCTATCTGGCGCCTGAGCACCGAACTTATGCCCATGCCCGATACGGACATCATGACGAGCGATCTTATCGTCAAAATTTTGGGCGTGGTTCTGACCGAGGAGGAGCTGGCGGAGCTGAACCAAAAAAGGGAGCTGGTCGTGGTCAAAAAAATCGCTGACGCCTTCCGTTTCCGCATCAACCTTTTTTATCAGAAAAAATTACCGGCCATCACTTTCTATTATATTCCTGATACGATCGAAACATTCGCGACCCTTAACCTGCCGCCGATTATCGGCGACATGGCCAAATACAAGAATGGCTTGTGCGTCATCGCTGGGTCTTACGGTGCAGGCAAGACCACAACAGTTGCCAGCATGATCGAAGAGATAAATCGGACAGAAAAAAGACGCATTGTCACTCTCGAAAATCCGGTCGAGTATTCATTCGTCAGCAAGCAGTCGATCGTCGAACAGCGCCAAGTCGGGGTCGATACGCCAAGTTTTTTGTCAGGCCTAAGATATTGTCTGGAAGAAGATGTTGACCTGGTCTATGTCGGCGATGCAAGAGAGAATTTCAATTCTGCTGCTTCGCTGGCCCTAGAGCTGGCCGCAGGGAATGCCATGGTGATAGCAGAGATAACTGCAAGCAATGTCGTCAAAGCGATAGAGCACCTGATGGTCGGTGCTGTAGCCTCGGGAATGACTGAGGAAGTCGCCCGCCACGCTATCGCTGACGTGCTTTCAGCGATCGTGGTCCTGAAGTTGCTGCCGCGGCGGGGCGGAGGACTGATTCCAGCCGCGGAAGTCCTTATCGGTACGCCGGCTATCAAGTCCTTGATCAGGGAGGGTAAGTTTTATCAGATTGATAGCGCCATCCAGACTTCCAGGAAAGATGGCATGATCAATATGGATCGTGCGATCGAAGACCTGGTGCGTCTAGGCGAGATCAAGGTCGAGGATATTAAGATTCAACTCGGTTAA
- a CDS encoding response regulator yields MPATKSKILIIEDDSFLLTMYATKFELENFQVVTAEDGEKGLKLAQKELPDIILLDVLLPKLNGFEVLKALKENSETKDIKVLLLTNLSQRGEVQQGLALGAIDYLIKAHYMPSEVVDKVNKILAKQ; encoded by the coding sequence ATGCCAGCCACCAAAAGCAAAATCTTAATAATCGAGGACGATTCGTTCCTGCTTACCATGTACGCCACCAAGTTCGAGTTGGAAAATTTCCAGGTAGTTACGGCCGAGGATGGTGAAAAAGGACTTAAATTAGCCCAGAAGGAATTGCCGGACATCATCCTCTTGGATGTCTTGCTGCCTAAGTTGAACGGCTTCGAGGTGCTTAAGGCCCTTAAGGAGAATTCGGAGACCAAAGATATAAAAGTGCTGCTTTTGACCAACTTGAGCCAAAGGGGCGAAGTCCAGCAGGGCTTAGCCTTGGGGGCGATAGATTATCTGATCAAAGCTCACTATATGCCATCCGAAGTGGTGGACAAAGTAAACAAGATATTGGCTAAGCAATAA
- a CDS encoding type II secretion system protein: protein MKLNKEKGFTLIELLVVIAIIGVLSTLAVVSLNNARQKSRDSKRVGDVKQMQNALELYYNDANGYPEASAVGAGTAIQFGTTKYMNQVPTAPTQLDTPCTTANVPYIYATVGPSALGSDGTTPVYTSYTLTYCLGGETGGITKDVHTATPGGMTQ from the coding sequence ATGAAATTAAACAAAGAAAAGGGCTTTACTTTGATCGAGTTGTTGGTGGTTATCGCTATTATCGGCGTCTTGTCGACCTTAGCTGTAGTTTCATTGAACAATGCTCGTCAGAAGTCCCGTGACTCCAAGCGCGTTGGCGACGTCAAACAGATGCAGAACGCATTAGAGCTGTATTATAACGACGCTAATGGTTATCCAGAGGCAAGCGCTGTAGGCGCAGGAACTGCCATCCAGTTCGGTACTACCAAGTACATGAACCAGGTACCGACAGCTCCTACCCAGCTCGATACGCCTTGCACCACTGCGAACGTTCCGTACATCTACGCTACTGTCGGTCCGTCAGCTTTGGGATCTGATGGTACTACCCCGGTTTACACTTCTTATACCTTGACTTATTGTCTTGGCGGAGAGACTGGCGGCATCACTAAAGACGTCCACACTGCCACTCCTGGCGGTATGACTCAGTAG
- a CDS encoding type II secretion system F family protein, with protein MPIFQYRAQDKNRNSVSGLVEAPSEEVAVDLLREKNLSVLYIKEEKQSRLSSLPFLNRIKIKDVVIFSRQFAVLISANVAMVQSLKIVLDQTENPKLKSILNEVADDVEAGTRLSEALAKHPKVFTNFFISVIRSGETSGKLEEVLNYLADEMEKDYDMMSKIKGAMIYPAIIFVLLVVVGIVMMVVVVPKLTSILTETGTELPLATKMLIGLSAFLVSYWWVLLVGSVVLGIGYRFYSVTPFGKRSIDLMKLNLPVFGTLFRRIYLVRFTRSMQTLLLGGVTITKSLKISADVVGNEIYRELIEETVKQVEDGNSISSVFVQSPEVPKMVGQMMSVGEKTGKLDVVLERITYFYGREINNIIANLMTLMEPFILIIMGVAVVGVIMAIMQPMYNMSAGV; from the coding sequence ATGCCAATTTTCCAATATCGAGCTCAAGACAAGAACAGGAATTCGGTCAGTGGCCTAGTTGAGGCGCCAAGCGAAGAAGTGGCCGTCGATTTGTTGCGCGAAAAAAACCTGTCAGTCTTGTACATCAAAGAGGAGAAACAAAGCCGGCTAAGCAGCTTGCCTTTTTTAAATAGGATCAAGATCAAGGATGTCGTGATTTTTTCTCGGCAATTCGCCGTGCTTATTTCGGCTAATGTCGCCATGGTCCAATCCTTGAAAATAGTGCTTGATCAGACGGAAAACCCTAAGCTCAAGAGCATACTTAATGAAGTCGCGGACGACGTCGAGGCGGGCACCAGATTGTCCGAAGCCTTGGCAAAACACCCCAAAGTTTTCACTAATTTTTTTATCAGCGTCATCCGCTCCGGAGAAACCTCGGGCAAGCTTGAAGAAGTTTTGAATTACCTCGCGGACGAAATGGAGAAGGATTATGACATGATGTCAAAAATCAAGGGCGCCATGATCTATCCGGCAATCATTTTCGTGCTTTTGGTCGTGGTAGGTATCGTGATGATGGTCGTGGTCGTGCCGAAACTGACGAGCATCCTGACTGAAACCGGTACCGAGCTGCCTTTAGCCACTAAGATGCTGATCGGTCTGTCCGCCTTTTTGGTAAGCTATTGGTGGGTGCTGCTGGTCGGCTCCGTAGTTCTTGGAATAGGGTATCGTTTTTATTCGGTTACGCCCTTTGGCAAACGCAGCATCGATCTAATGAAATTGAACCTGCCGGTTTTCGGTACGCTTTTCCGGCGGATCTATCTGGTCAGGTTTACCCGTTCGATGCAGACATTGCTTTTGGGAGGAGTCACTATTACTAAGAGTTTGAAGATATCGGCCGATGTGGTCGGTAATGAGATATATAGAGAGCTGATCGAAGAAACGGTCAAACAGGTCGAAGACGGTAATTCCATATCCTCGGTTTTTGTCCAGAGCCCCGAGGTGCCCAAGATGGTGGGGCAGATGATGTCGGTCGGAGAAAAGACCGGTAAATTGGACGTGGTCCTAGAAAGAATAACTTATTTTTATGGCCGGGAGATAAACAATATCATCGCCAACCTCATGACCTTGATGGAGCCATTCATCCTCATAATTATGGGCGTAGCGGTAGTCGGAGTGATTATGGCAATCATGCAGCCGATGTATAACATGTCGGCCGGCGTATAA